One region of Streptomyces rishiriensis genomic DNA includes:
- a CDS encoding putative bifunctional diguanylate cyclase/phosphodiesterase has protein sequence MSGTSEGPTPAADLDRSAVTESDIDSTESGLLVNRPPAYRSVFAAAPLAMAVVDGEGRIVDANGALGALLGGGSAGLLGRVASDLLDLASDARTWHAYREVLSGRQAKLRCTRRLKQPDGRSLWAQVTVSPLAPDTPGVLLSVADVSAHRDLQARLRHLQMHDPVTRLPNRTLFFERVSAALEVEAYEQSGTGRIGLCYLDLDGFKAVNDTLGHRVGDLLLAAVAERLTECAEQAGQTRPSVPLVARLGGDEFALLVEDSTGTEQLADLAESVLKALQAPFDLAGHRLNVSASIGVVERHAAGTTATGLMQAADTTLYWAKVDGKDRWTLFDPERNAHLMTRQALASTLRPAIERGEFRLDYQPLVGMSDGRLRGVEALVRWDHPRFGLLSPNRFVALAEEDGSIVPLGRWVLATACRQARQWQLDNPDDPPLFVSVNVAVRQVWDSDLVADVAEILAETGLAPHLLQLELTESAVMGSAGRPLQALQALSDMGVGIAIDDFGTGYSNLAYLSRLPVSVLKLDGSFVRGFQYEGAGSPPNPADQVVVEAMIDLAHRLGLTVTAECVETSAQATRLRSIGCDTGQGWLYSRPVSPDRISELLGTETYAVGNP, from the coding sequence GTGAGCGGAACGTCCGAAGGGCCGACGCCCGCGGCAGACCTCGACCGGTCAGCCGTCACAGAGAGTGACATCGACAGCACGGAAAGCGGGCTCCTGGTCAACCGACCACCGGCCTACCGTTCCGTCTTCGCGGCGGCACCCCTCGCCATGGCCGTGGTCGACGGCGAGGGTCGCATCGTCGACGCCAACGGCGCTCTCGGCGCGCTGCTGGGCGGCGGGAGCGCCGGTCTGCTCGGGCGGGTCGCCTCCGACCTGCTGGACCTGGCCTCCGACGCGCGCACCTGGCACGCCTACCGCGAGGTGTTGAGCGGCCGGCAGGCGAAGCTGCGGTGCACCCGGCGCCTGAAGCAGCCCGACGGGCGCTCACTGTGGGCGCAGGTCACCGTCTCGCCCCTCGCCCCCGACACGCCCGGTGTACTGCTGTCGGTCGCCGACGTGAGCGCTCACCGTGACCTCCAGGCGAGACTGCGGCATCTCCAGATGCACGACCCGGTGACCCGCCTGCCCAACCGGACACTGTTCTTCGAACGGGTGTCCGCCGCGCTGGAGGTGGAGGCGTACGAGCAGAGCGGGACCGGCCGGATCGGCCTGTGCTACCTGGACCTGGACGGCTTCAAGGCGGTCAACGACACCCTCGGTCACCGGGTCGGCGACCTGCTGCTGGCCGCCGTCGCCGAACGGCTGACGGAGTGCGCCGAGCAGGCCGGGCAGACCCGGCCGAGCGTGCCGCTGGTGGCCCGGCTGGGCGGCGACGAGTTCGCCCTGCTGGTCGAGGACTCCACCGGCACCGAGCAGCTCGCCGACCTCGCCGAGTCCGTGCTCAAGGCGCTCCAGGCCCCCTTCGACCTGGCCGGGCACCGGCTGAACGTCTCCGCGTCGATCGGGGTCGTGGAACGGCACGCGGCCGGCACCACGGCGACCGGTCTGATGCAGGCCGCCGACACGACCCTGTACTGGGCGAAGGTGGACGGCAAGGACCGCTGGACGCTGTTCGACCCCGAGCGCAACGCCCATCTGATGACCCGGCAGGCGCTGGCCTCCACGCTCCGGCCGGCCATCGAGCGCGGCGAGTTCCGCCTCGACTACCAGCCACTGGTCGGCATGTCGGACGGCCGGCTGCGCGGTGTGGAGGCGCTGGTGCGCTGGGATCACCCCCGGTTCGGGCTGCTGTCGCCGAATCGGTTCGTCGCGCTGGCCGAGGAGGACGGTTCGATCGTGCCGCTCGGCCGATGGGTTCTGGCCACCGCCTGCCGCCAGGCACGGCAGTGGCAGCTGGACAATCCGGACGATCCGCCGCTGTTCGTCAGCGTCAACGTGGCGGTGCGTCAGGTGTGGGACTCCGACCTGGTCGCTGATGTGGCGGAGATCCTCGCCGAGACCGGGCTCGCGCCGCACCTGCTCCAGCTGGAGCTCACCGAGTCGGCCGTGATGGGCTCGGCCGGGCGCCCGCTCCAGGCGCTGCAGGCCCTGAGCGACATGGGCGTGGGCATCGCCATCGACGACTTCGGCACCGGCTACTCCAACCTCGCCTATCTGAGCCGGCTGCCGGTGTCGGTGCTGAAGCTCGACGGGTCCTTCGTGCGCGGCTTCCAGTACGAGGGCGCGGGTTCGCCGCCGAACCCGGCCGACCAGGTGGTCGTCGAGGCGATGATCGACCTCGCGCACCGGCTGGGACTGACCGTCACCGCCGAGTGCGTGGAGACCTCCGCGCAGGCGACCCGGCTGCGCAGCATCGGCTGCGACACCGGGCAGGGGTGGCTGTACTCCCGGCCGGTGTCGCCGGACCGTATCTCCGAGCTGCTGGGGACCGAGACCTACGCCGTCGGCAACCCGTAG
- a CDS encoding LLM class flavin-dependent oxidoreductase, with protein MAADETVSDVTAADEIRGTARGSAPAPLSVLDLVTVGSGSTATDALRTSVELARFTESRGFHRYWVAEHHSMPGVASSSPAVILAHLAAHTDRIRLGSGGVMLPNHAPLVIAEQFGTLEALAPRRIDLGLGRAPGTDGATAAALRRTATLHEGADDFPEQLAELTRFLDDDFPDGHRYGRIHAIPGPVQGTSPGGVQSPHRPPVWLLGSSGFSARLAGVLGLPFAFAHHFSAQNTVPALDLYRESFRPSEVLAEPYALIGVSVLAVDEEREARRQILATGLNMIRLRGGRPGLFPSPEEAEAHQFSPLEREFADSWGANIIHGTADEVRTGLDDLHKRTGADELMLTSHAHRGELRLRSYELVADAYGLPTA; from the coding sequence GTGGCGGCGGACGAGACGGTGAGCGATGTGACGGCGGCGGACGAGATTCGAGGGACGGCTCGGGGCAGCGCACCGGCGCCGCTGTCCGTACTGGACCTGGTCACCGTCGGCTCCGGCAGCACCGCCACCGACGCCCTGCGCACCAGCGTCGAGCTCGCGCGGTTCACCGAGTCGCGCGGCTTCCACCGGTACTGGGTCGCCGAGCACCACTCGATGCCGGGCGTCGCCTCCTCCTCGCCCGCGGTGATCCTCGCCCACCTCGCCGCCCACACCGACCGCATCCGGCTCGGTTCGGGCGGCGTGATGCTGCCCAACCACGCGCCGCTCGTCATCGCCGAGCAGTTCGGCACCCTGGAGGCGCTGGCCCCTCGCCGTATCGACCTCGGTCTCGGCCGCGCCCCGGGCACGGACGGCGCCACCGCCGCCGCGCTGCGCCGCACGGCCACCCTGCACGAGGGCGCCGACGACTTCCCCGAGCAGCTCGCCGAGCTCACCCGCTTCCTGGACGACGACTTTCCCGACGGCCACCGCTACGGCCGTATCCACGCGATTCCCGGCCCGGTCCAGGGCACGTCGCCCGGTGGCGTGCAGTCGCCGCACCGGCCGCCGGTCTGGCTGCTGGGCTCCTCCGGCTTCAGCGCCCGGCTGGCCGGTGTGCTCGGCCTGCCCTTCGCCTTCGCGCACCACTTCTCGGCGCAGAACACCGTCCCCGCGCTCGACCTGTACCGGGAGTCCTTCCGGCCGTCCGAGGTGCTCGCCGAGCCGTACGCCCTGATCGGCGTCTCCGTGCTCGCCGTCGACGAGGAGCGGGAGGCGCGCCGCCAGATCCTGGCCACCGGCCTCAACATGATCCGGCTGCGCGGCGGACGCCCCGGCCTGTTCCCCTCGCCCGAGGAGGCCGAGGCGCACCAATTCAGTCCGCTGGAGCGGGAGTTCGCCGACTCCTGGGGCGCGAACATCATCCACGGCACGGCCGACGAGGTCCGCACCGGTCTCGACGACCTCCACAAGCGCACCGGCGCCGACGAGTTGATGCTCACCAGCCACGCCCACCGCGGTGAGCTGCGGCTGCGCTCCTACGAACTCGTCGCGGACGCCTACGGGTTGCCGACGGCGTAG
- a CDS encoding D-2-hydroxyacid dehydrogenase, which produces MDVVPAELPTVLVLDADPLPRLGRLTGRARVLHTDEASLAARLPTADVLLVWDFTSHAVRAAWPGEGPRPGWVHTASAGVDHLLCPELVASDTVVTNARGIFDQPIAEYVAALVLAMAKDLPRSWELQRRGEWRHRESGRVAGTRAVVVGSGPIGRAVARTLKALGMTTAVVGRVPRTGIHGPQDLDRLLARADWVIAAAPLTEQTHGMFDTRRFGVMQPSARFVNVGRGPLVDEDALVRALERRWIAGAALDVLTTEPLAADSPLWHVPGLLISPHMSGDTVGWRDELGAQFVELFERWAAGRPLRNVVDKQRGYVPGH; this is translated from the coding sequence ATGGACGTCGTCCCCGCAGAACTGCCCACCGTCCTCGTGCTGGACGCCGATCCCCTCCCGCGGCTCGGCCGCCTCACCGGGCGGGCCCGGGTGCTGCACACCGACGAGGCCTCCCTCGCCGCACGGCTGCCCACCGCGGACGTCCTGCTGGTCTGGGACTTCACCTCGCACGCGGTGCGCGCCGCCTGGCCCGGCGAGGGGCCGCGGCCGGGCTGGGTGCACACGGCGAGCGCGGGCGTGGACCACCTGCTGTGCCCCGAGCTGGTCGCCTCGGACACGGTGGTGACGAACGCGCGCGGGATCTTCGACCAGCCGATCGCCGAGTACGTGGCCGCGCTGGTCCTGGCGATGGCGAAGGACCTGCCGCGGAGCTGGGAGCTTCAGCGCCGGGGCGAGTGGCGGCACCGGGAGAGCGGGCGGGTCGCCGGGACCCGGGCCGTCGTCGTCGGATCCGGGCCGATCGGACGGGCGGTCGCCCGCACCCTGAAGGCGCTCGGCATGACCACGGCCGTCGTCGGCCGCGTCCCGCGCACCGGCATCCACGGGCCGCAGGACCTGGACCGGCTCCTCGCCCGCGCCGACTGGGTGATCGCGGCCGCCCCGCTCACCGAGCAGACGCACGGCATGTTCGACACCCGGCGGTTCGGCGTGATGCAGCCCTCGGCCCGCTTCGTGAACGTCGGCCGCGGGCCGCTGGTCGACGAGGACGCGCTGGTGCGGGCCCTGGAGCGGCGCTGGATCGCGGGCGCCGCCCTGGACGTCCTCACCACCGAGCCGCTCGCCGCCGACAGCCCCTTGTGGCACGTCCCGGGGCTGCTGATCTCGCCGCACATGAGCGGCGACACGGTCGGCTGGCGGGACGAACTCGGCGCGCAGTTCGTGGAGTTGTTCGAGCGGTGGGCGGCGGGCCGGCCGCTGCGGAACGTGGTCGACAAGCAGCGCGGATACGTGCCCGGACACTGA
- the ehuB gene encoding ectoine/hydroxyectoine ABC transporter substrate-binding protein EhuB, with protein sequence MARPHAHRSGTDNRRQGRLSRRSLLAGAVSLGAAGSLGVVGCSRVPGDGKVLGGSLLDTLRDQGSVKIGIASEPPFGYVGDDGQATGESPAIAKVIFKRLGIDEVKPVPVDFGALIPGLKARQFDVVSAGMYINPLRCEQVLFADPDYLMLDSFIVKKGNPHGIKTYEDIKRKGLRLASGKAYAQIDYARAAGIGEVLILPDQVAGLDAVAQGRVDAFAGTRITVKSAVADSGRVSATEPFQPVVDGKPAYGAGGFAFRQSEKNLRDAFNAELLKLKQDDYRELLGIVSPFGFAEADMTDLTAKELCG encoded by the coding sequence ATGGCTCGACCACACGCACATCGATCAGGAACCGACAACCGGCGCCAGGGAAGACTCAGCCGCCGCTCGCTGCTCGCCGGAGCGGTGTCGCTGGGCGCGGCGGGGAGTCTCGGGGTGGTCGGCTGCAGCCGCGTCCCGGGAGACGGGAAGGTGCTGGGAGGCAGCCTCCTGGACACCTTGCGGGATCAGGGATCCGTGAAGATCGGCATCGCCAGTGAACCCCCCTTCGGCTATGTCGGGGACGACGGGCAGGCCACCGGAGAGTCACCGGCGATCGCGAAGGTGATCTTCAAAAGGCTCGGCATCGACGAGGTGAAGCCGGTGCCCGTGGACTTCGGCGCCCTCATACCCGGGCTGAAGGCCCGGCAGTTCGATGTGGTCTCGGCCGGTATGTACATCAACCCCCTGCGGTGCGAACAGGTGCTGTTCGCCGACCCGGACTATCTGATGCTGGACTCCTTCATCGTCAAGAAGGGCAATCCACACGGCATCAAGACGTATGAGGACATCAAGAGGAAGGGTCTCAGACTCGCCTCCGGCAAGGCCTACGCCCAGATCGACTACGCCAGGGCCGCGGGCATCGGCGAGGTGCTGATCCTGCCGGACCAGGTGGCCGGACTCGACGCGGTGGCCCAGGGGCGGGTGGACGCCTTCGCGGGCACCCGCATCACGGTCAAGTCGGCGGTGGCGGATTCCGGACGCGTTTCGGCGACCGAGCCGTTCCAGCCCGTGGTCGACGGCAAGCCGGCCTACGGCGCCGGCGGATTCGCCTTCCGGCAGTCCGAGAAGAACCTCCGTGACGCGTTCAACGCGGAACTGCTGAAGCTCAAGCAGGACGACTACAGGGAACTCCTCGGGATCGTCAGCCCCTTCGGCTTCGCCGAGGCCGACATGACGGACCTCACGGCGAAGGAGCTGTGCGGCTGA